From the Paucilactobacillus hokkaidonensis JCM 18461 genome, one window contains:
- a CDS encoding transposase: MPYKKEFKQSLVEMHNQGRSYTDLSAEYGPSVDSIRNWVKLYAVHEVDGEKWTQADVNALQKENDKLREELEILKRAAVLLSKYN; encoded by the coding sequence TTGCCATACAAAAAAGAATTTAAGCAGTCTCTTGTTGAGATGCACAATCAAGGCCGTTCATATACTGATCTATCCGCTGAATACGGACCTTCGGTCGACTCAATCCGTAACTGGGTCAAGTTGTACGCGGTCCACGAAGTGGACGGCGAAAAATGGACGCAAGCTGATGTAAACGCATTACAAAAGGAAAACGACAAACTTCGCGAAGAACTTGAGATTTTAAAACGAGCCGCGGTGTTACTTTCGAAGTACAACTAA
- a CDS encoding biotin transporter BioY: MNAKQLSLNATLLALLIILGMTPPIAVGLPVPIVLQNFGIFLIAGLLNTRSATLVIATFLTLTALGLPLLSGMRGGLPVMIGPTGGYLLGWLLTPISVAAVQRLLATKTVPSLWALLLGGMFVTDLAGTIWLTIFYHTPFTVALLSNLVYIPGDLIKIVACSVVLTAVNRAVSFK; encoded by the coding sequence ATGAATGCTAAACAATTGAGCCTGAATGCCACCTTACTGGCATTGTTGATTATCCTTGGTATGACGCCGCCAATCGCTGTTGGGTTACCCGTTCCAATCGTCCTGCAAAATTTTGGGATTTTTCTGATTGCTGGCCTGCTTAATACCCGCTCAGCGACGTTGGTCATTGCCACCTTTTTAACGTTAACAGCGTTAGGCCTGCCCCTACTGAGTGGGATGCGTGGTGGGCTGCCAGTCATGATTGGCCCGACCGGCGGTTACCTATTAGGTTGGCTGTTAACCCCCATTAGCGTCGCTGCGGTCCAGCGCCTTCTAGCCACTAAAACGGTGCCCAGTTTGTGGGCCCTACTACTAGGTGGAATGTTCGTCACTGACCTGGCAGGCACCATCTGGTTAACCATCTTTTACCACACCCCATTCACCGTTGCGTTACTCAGCAACCTCGTTTACATTCCGGGCGATCTGATCAAAATCGTGGCTTGTTCGGTTGTTCTCACTGCGGTCAATCGCGCCGTTAGTTTTAAATAA
- the fabZ gene encoding 3-hydroxyacyl-ACP dehydratase FabZ, producing MAILSAQEIMELIPNRYPILFMDYVDELEPGESIVATKNVTINEEFFQGHFPGNPVMPGVLIIESLAQAASILILKSPEFAGKTAYLGAIKDARFHQIVRPGDVLKLHVAFTKRRSNMGVVHTEATVGDNVAAKADLTFIVAPNTASN from the coding sequence TTGGCAATCTTATCTGCCCAAGAAATTATGGAATTGATTCCTAACCGGTACCCAATCTTATTCATGGATTATGTGGATGAATTGGAACCTGGCGAATCAATTGTGGCAACCAAAAACGTCACCATCAACGAAGAATTCTTCCAGGGCCATTTTCCGGGCAATCCGGTGATGCCAGGGGTGCTCATTATTGAGTCACTGGCACAAGCCGCTTCAATTTTAATTTTAAAGTCCCCTGAATTTGCTGGCAAAACAGCTTACCTGGGCGCTATTAAAGACGCCCGCTTCCATCAAATCGTTCGTCCTGGCGATGTTTTAAAGTTACACGTGGCCTTTACAAAACGACGTAGTAATATGGGAGTGGTGCATACAGAAGCAACCGTTGGCGACAACGTTGCAGCTAAGGCAGACTTGACCTTTATTGTGGCACCAAATACGGCGTCAAATTAA
- a CDS encoding MarR family winged helix-turn-helix transcriptional regulator, with protein sequence MAEEKNNISKADFRFMNDALVDVYDHIMRIEEETLRKSTFRDISVKEIHLIHAITLHDHKTSTEVANELRLTKGTLTTNVKTLERKGYVKRINDEQDHRVARLTLTNKGKLLYRAHDAFHRQIVKSFIKGMDGNEVKVIKRALINLEDFLSDITQ encoded by the coding sequence ATGGCTGAAGAAAAAAACAATATTAGTAAAGCGGATTTTCGATTTATGAACGATGCATTGGTGGATGTTTACGACCATATTATGCGAATCGAGGAAGAAACGTTGCGGAAAAGTACCTTTCGGGATATTTCGGTGAAAGAAATTCACCTGATTCATGCGATTACGCTGCATGATCACAAAACGAGTACCGAGGTTGCAAATGAATTACGGCTAACTAAGGGGACGTTGACAACGAACGTCAAAACCTTGGAGCGTAAAGGGTACGTCAAACGAATCAACGACGAACAAGATCATCGGGTGGCCCGACTGACACTAACCAACAAAGGCAAGCTGTTATACCGGGCCCATGACGCCTTTCATCGCCAAATCGTTAAGAGCTTTATTAAGGGAATGGACGGCAATGAAGTAAAGGTCATCAAGCGTGCCTTGATTAACCTGGAAGACTTTTTGAGCGACATCACCCAGTAA
- a CDS encoding beta-ketoacyl-ACP synthase III has translation MTFNLITTARAVPDQIITNSDLAKIMPTSDEWIKQRTGIERRHLASTETTESLCIDVAQQLVQANSIGPKQIDLIVVATMSPTYSMPSVAATVQGAIGAENAATLDVNAACTGFVYAMAVAHDMAVAKGYQNVIVIGGEVMSKYVNWQDRSTAVLFGDGAAGVLLALNEDGQDHYLGDAFKTFGEKGRSLMADFRPNNSPFAKPVEADSYLTMDGHQIYNFVIKKAPVVIEEVLQKTGLTLPDIDWVVFHQANARIIQQLSKKLGLTAQQCPINIDEYGNVAAASEPLVLNDLVASNQLKPGDKVLLCGFGGGLTIGASIFDYYN, from the coding sequence ATGACATTTAACTTAATAACAACGGCTCGTGCAGTACCGGATCAAATCATCACGAACTCTGATCTAGCCAAAATAATGCCGACCAGTGACGAGTGGATCAAACAGCGAACGGGGATTGAACGTCGCCACCTCGCCTCAACTGAAACAACGGAGAGCTTATGCATCGACGTTGCCCAGCAGTTGGTGCAGGCCAATAGTATAGGGCCCAAACAAATTGATCTCATTGTGGTTGCCACCATGTCACCAACCTACAGCATGCCCAGTGTGGCCGCAACGGTTCAAGGCGCGATTGGTGCTGAAAACGCGGCGACGCTTGACGTCAATGCAGCGTGCACCGGGTTTGTCTACGCCATGGCTGTTGCTCATGATATGGCAGTCGCAAAGGGCTATCAAAACGTCATCGTCATTGGCGGTGAGGTGATGAGTAAGTACGTTAACTGGCAGGATCGCAGTACGGCAGTGTTGTTCGGCGATGGCGCCGCAGGGGTGTTATTAGCGCTGAACGAGGATGGCCAAGACCATTACTTGGGTGACGCGTTTAAAACCTTTGGCGAAAAAGGGCGCAGTCTCATGGCTGATTTTCGGCCGAACAATAGCCCCTTCGCTAAACCGGTAGAAGCCGACTCATACTTGACGATGGACGGTCATCAAATCTACAACTTTGTGATTAAGAAGGCCCCGGTTGTCATTGAAGAGGTCCTTCAAAAGACCGGCCTGACGTTACCCGATATTGATTGGGTGGTTTTCCACCAAGCGAATGCCAGAATCATTCAACAACTCAGCAAAAAATTAGGGTTAACAGCCCAACAGTGCCCCATCAACATTGACGAATACGGAAATGTTGCAGCGGCGAGCGAACCATTGGTCTTAAACGACTTAGTGGCAAGCAATCAACTAAAACCCGGCGACAAGGTGCTACTGTGTGGCTTTGGTGGCGGGTTGACAATTGGCGCTTCAATATTCGACTACTACAACTAA
- a CDS encoding acyl carrier protein: MSKEEIIAKIMNVLQQDDSMEGKDITPDMSFKQEMNLDSLDVFELVNEIEDEFEIEIAPDKSLDTVNQVADYVQKQLAAKE, translated from the coding sequence ATGTCAAAAGAAGAAATCATCGCAAAAATCATGAACGTATTACAACAAGACGACAGCATGGAAGGTAAAGACATCACGCCTGATATGTCATTCAAGCAAGAAATGAACTTAGACAGTCTTGACGTTTTTGAACTCGTTAACGAAATCGAAGATGAATTTGAAATCGAAATTGCCCCGGATAAAAGCTTAGACACAGTTAACCAAGTGGCAGACTACGTCCAAAAGCAATTAGCAGCTAAGGAATAA
- a CDS encoding ACP S-malonyltransferase, whose protein sequence is MAKTAYLFAGQGAQTLGMGQDLYREEPSYRQTVTQASDILGINLADPEVAAAPENTQVAILTMSYGIWRLIAPTAATPVGLVGLSLGEYSALVAAGSLSFEDGLRLVADRSRYMAAAGHETPGKMAAVLTDQQTIVQELCDKIDGVYIANYNTLNQLVVGGTPEAVKQLKQALKDHKIRVVPLKVAVSSHTPLMASASEKLGQRLETVAFTAPKWPVWSNTTGQPFAVEHLAATLVDQLVAPTHFYDDFRGLTAAGADQFVEIGPGHVLSGFAKQIAPAAKRYQINDMTTLNAVRSELGW, encoded by the coding sequence ATGGCAAAAACGGCTTATTTATTTGCGGGTCAGGGTGCCCAAACACTTGGAATGGGTCAAGACCTATACCGTGAAGAGCCCAGCTATCGCCAAACGGTCACGCAGGCTTCTGACATTCTTGGCATTAACCTCGCTGATCCGGAGGTTGCGGCTGCACCAGAAAACACGCAGGTTGCAATTTTGACGATGAGCTATGGCATCTGGCGGTTGATTGCGCCAACAGCGGCAACGCCTGTTGGACTGGTGGGATTAAGTCTAGGTGAGTATAGTGCGCTGGTTGCTGCTGGCAGTTTGTCATTTGAAGACGGCTTACGGCTCGTGGCAGACCGGTCTCGCTATATGGCGGCGGCTGGTCATGAAACACCGGGGAAAATGGCCGCGGTGTTAACGGACCAGCAAACCATTGTCCAAGAACTGTGCGATAAGATCGATGGGGTCTACATTGCCAACTACAATACGCTTAATCAGCTTGTGGTCGGTGGTACCCCTGAGGCGGTGAAACAGCTCAAACAGGCCTTGAAGGATCATAAAATTCGAGTGGTGCCGCTCAAGGTTGCTGTTAGTTCTCACACGCCATTAATGGCAAGTGCCTCAGAAAAATTGGGCCAACGATTGGAAACGGTGGCGTTTACCGCCCCTAAGTGGCCGGTTTGGAGTAATACAACTGGTCAGCCATTTGCTGTTGAACATTTAGCGGCGACCTTGGTTGACCAGCTAGTTGCGCCCACGCATTTTTATGATGATTTTCGAGGCCTGACGGCGGCAGGTGCGGACCAGTTTGTTGAAATTGGCCCCGGTCACGTTTTAAGTGGCTTTGCTAAGCAGATTGCACCAGCTGCCAAACGGTACCAAATTAATGATATGACAACGTTAAACGCAGTGAGAAGCGAATTAGGATGGTGA
- the fabG gene encoding 3-oxoacyl-ACP reductase FabG — translation MADGVVLITGGNRGIGLAIAERLAGDGENVVITTRHELPESQLAALDALGIHTVVGDVTDEAEAQRMVNDAVKHGEWLRGLINNAGINRDKLMTRMSTEDFNAVLQTNLVGAFNMSKPALKLMQKQRQGSIIHMASVVGLTGNVGQANYAASKAGLIGLMKTIAKEGGLRQVRSNAIAPGMVETDMTDALSDKTKEAILAEIPAKRFAKPAEIADVCAFLLNNEYVTGQVITIDGGLTL, via the coding sequence ATGGCAGATGGAGTTGTGCTGATCACCGGCGGTAATCGCGGAATTGGTCTAGCAATAGCAGAACGGCTAGCGGGTGATGGCGAGAATGTTGTCATCACAACCCGTCACGAGTTACCAGAATCGCAGTTGGCTGCCCTTGATGCGTTGGGCATCCACACGGTTGTGGGAGATGTGACGGATGAAGCTGAGGCCCAGCGGATGGTTAATGACGCAGTGAAACACGGCGAATGGTTAAGGGGATTAATTAATAATGCCGGGATTAACCGGGATAAGTTAATGACTCGGATGAGCACTGAGGACTTTAATGCGGTACTCCAAACGAACCTAGTCGGTGCTTTTAACATGTCAAAACCGGCGTTGAAGCTGATGCAAAAGCAACGCCAGGGTAGCATTATTCACATGGCCAGTGTGGTGGGATTGACTGGAAACGTCGGTCAAGCCAACTATGCGGCCAGCAAAGCCGGGTTGATTGGGCTAATGAAAACCATTGCCAAAGAAGGCGGCCTTCGTCAGGTTCGCAGCAATGCGATTGCTCCTGGGATGGTCGAGACCGACATGACGGATGCACTCAGCGATAAGACGAAAGAAGCCATTCTGGCTGAAATTCCGGCTAAACGATTCGCGAAACCAGCCGAAATTGCCGATGTTTGTGCCTTTTTATTAAATAACGAATACGTCACTGGCCAGGTCATTACAATCGATGGTGGCTTGACCCTTTAG
- the fabF gene encoding beta-ketoacyl-ACP synthase II, translated as MERVVVTGMGAVTPLGNDAKTFLNGVADSRVGIAPITKFTADTGITVAGEVKDFEATKRLSAKTAKRMDLFSQYALYSAIEAMENAGLEPDNVVSEDFGVIYGSGIGGLTTIQEQVIKMHDKGPKRVSPLFVSNSIINMAAGNLSIYFKAENISEAVVTACASATNAIGDAFEQIKLGRAQVMMTGGSEASVNEIGIAGFAALTALSKSTDPLKASMPFDVNRNGFVMGEGGATLILESLTHARARNAPILAEIVGYGRTSDAYHVTAPDPSGKGAKRAMSQAISEAGIKPKDVGYINAHGTATKANDAGEARAIADLFGQDVLVSSTKGMTGHLLGAAGAIEAVATIGALNGQLPQNVGVYDQDPETPVTLVNADNAHQQVNYALSNSFGFGGHNAVIAFKRWEG; from the coding sequence ATGGAACGAGTAGTTGTAACAGGAATGGGTGCAGTGACACCTCTAGGAAACGATGCCAAAACCTTTTTGAACGGTGTGGCAGATAGTCGGGTTGGCATTGCGCCAATCACCAAGTTCACTGCGGATACTGGCATTACCGTCGCTGGTGAAGTGAAGGATTTTGAGGCGACTAAGCGCTTGTCAGCCAAGACGGCGAAACGGATGGACCTGTTTTCTCAGTATGCTTTATACAGTGCGATTGAAGCGATGGAAAACGCGGGGCTAGAACCCGATAACGTTGTCTCAGAGGACTTTGGTGTCATATACGGTTCAGGAATTGGTGGCTTGACCACCATTCAAGAACAAGTCATCAAAATGCATGATAAGGGCCCAAAGCGGGTTTCACCGCTTTTTGTCTCCAATTCAATCATTAATATGGCTGCCGGTAATCTGTCGATTTATTTTAAGGCGGAAAACATTAGTGAAGCCGTTGTCACGGCTTGTGCCTCTGCAACGAACGCCATTGGCGACGCCTTTGAACAAATTAAATTGGGCCGTGCTCAGGTCATGATGACCGGGGGCTCAGAAGCGTCTGTCAACGAAATTGGGATTGCCGGCTTTGCTGCCTTGACCGCGTTATCTAAGTCGACAGATCCATTAAAGGCCTCAATGCCGTTTGATGTGAACCGCAACGGTTTCGTCATGGGTGAAGGCGGCGCCACACTGATTCTTGAAAGTTTGACCCATGCCCGAGCTAGAAACGCGCCCATCCTAGCCGAGATTGTCGGTTACGGGCGAACCTCAGACGCCTATCACGTCACTGCCCCTGATCCTTCCGGCAAGGGTGCAAAACGCGCGATGAGTCAGGCGATTTCAGAAGCCGGTATCAAACCAAAAGACGTCGGGTACATCAACGCGCATGGTACGGCCACCAAGGCGAACGATGCGGGTGAAGCGCGCGCTATCGCGGACTTGTTTGGTCAAGATGTCTTGGTCAGCAGCACCAAGGGAATGACCGGCCACTTATTAGGTGCGGCTGGCGCAATTGAAGCCGTTGCCACAATTGGCGCTTTAAATGGTCAGTTACCACAAAACGTGGGGGTCTACGATCAAGATCCAGAAACCCCCGTCACATTGGTGAATGCGGACAATGCGCACCAACAAGTGAATTATGCGTTAAGTAACTCGTTTGGATTCGGCGGCCACAACGCCGTGATTGCCTTTAAACGCTGGGAGGGATAA
- a CDS encoding acetyl-CoA carboxylase biotin carboxyl carrier protein encodes MNEQEIERLVDKFERSSLNEMQISDNNFKLLLTKPHHSNAANSAAPVATSAPVQTAEAPTEDDAVVPAPLVGLVYLAAQPGKPVFKSVGDQVKAGDVVCLIEAMKVVNEVKSPYDGILREVLVEDGSLVEYDQPLFRIEKN; translated from the coding sequence GTGAACGAGCAAGAAATTGAACGTCTCGTTGATAAGTTCGAGCGGTCCTCATTAAACGAAATGCAAATTAGTGACAACAATTTCAAGTTGTTGTTAACCAAGCCTCATCACTCAAATGCAGCTAATTCGGCTGCACCAGTGGCAACTTCGGCACCCGTCCAAACTGCTGAAGCACCCACTGAGGATGATGCCGTTGTGCCGGCGCCGCTGGTTGGCCTTGTTTACTTAGCGGCTCAACCGGGCAAGCCCGTGTTTAAAAGCGTGGGAGATCAGGTTAAAGCCGGCGATGTTGTCTGCTTGATTGAGGCCATGAAAGTCGTGAACGAAGTGAAGAGCCCGTATGATGGCATTTTGCGTGAGGTTTTAGTTGAGGACGGCAGCCTCGTTGAATACGATCAACCGCTCTTTAGAATCGAGAAGAATTGA
- a CDS encoding 3-hydroxyacyl-ACP dehydratase FabZ family protein, whose amino-acid sequence MDIKDVIPQRPPFLFIDEIKAVEPGVGADTTKLVTINEWYFRGQPNDKVAPMFMLLEMMAQTGALAILSDQAAGKNVLFGGVKAAEYTVAVHPGDQLDCHVALLKQRHGIGIGSGEIKVDGQVVFSATLIFAIVETEE is encoded by the coding sequence ATGGATATTAAAGACGTGATTCCGCAGCGCCCACCCTTTTTATTTATTGACGAGATTAAAGCCGTCGAACCAGGAGTGGGAGCAGATACAACGAAACTGGTCACCATTAACGAGTGGTATTTTCGGGGGCAACCCAACGACAAGGTCGCACCCATGTTTATGCTACTAGAAATGATGGCTCAAACCGGCGCACTGGCAATTTTGAGCGACCAAGCCGCTGGCAAAAACGTCTTGTTTGGTGGGGTCAAAGCCGCCGAATACACTGTGGCGGTCCACCCTGGCGACCAGCTAGATTGTCATGTGGCCCTATTAAAACAACGCCACGGCATTGGAATCGGTAGTGGCGAAATTAAGGTCGATGGTCAAGTGGTGTTTTCTGCCACGCTAATTTTTGCCATTGTTGAAACAGAGGAGTGA
- a CDS encoding acetyl-CoA carboxylase biotin carboxylase subunit, which produces MFKKVLVANRGEIAVQVIRNLHEMAIEAVAVYSTADRDAYFVELADEAVCIGAPLPEQSYLDMKSIVTVACLLGCDAVHPGYGFLSENAEFVVLCQEVGLTFIGPQSETVALMGDKASAREVMQAAGVPVIPGSDGTISDLNAALTLAEKIGYPVMLKSAAGGGGKGMRRVDDKAALTVAFEDVKRESQLSFGETGIYLEKVIEHAKHIEMQVIADDFGHVVYFPERDCSPQRHHQKLVEESPSSLISAERRAELGAIVVKACQSVNYRNTGTFEFLMDPDQRFYFMEMNTRLQVEHTVSEEVTGVEMIKAQVLVAAHQPLPFDQADVQVTQFAVECRINAENPAAQFMPAAGDVTGLFLPVGTHGVRIDTGLREVDTISPYYDSMIAKLVTSGSNRAAALKKMQRLLTELKVTGLTTNQAFLVDLVASPEFVADEVTIESVEQTILPRWLDDASKV; this is translated from the coding sequence ATGTTTAAAAAAGTCCTGGTTGCTAACCGTGGTGAAATTGCCGTTCAGGTGATCCGTAACTTACACGAGATGGCGATTGAAGCCGTGGCTGTGTATTCGACCGCTGACCGGGATGCCTACTTCGTAGAACTTGCAGATGAGGCCGTTTGTATCGGGGCGCCTTTGCCGGAACAATCATACCTAGATATGAAAAGCATCGTGACCGTTGCGTGTCTGCTCGGCTGTGATGCTGTCCATCCCGGGTATGGTTTTTTGTCCGAAAATGCTGAATTTGTAGTGTTGTGCCAAGAAGTGGGGCTAACCTTTATTGGTCCTCAATCGGAAACTGTCGCCCTAATGGGTGATAAGGCTAGCGCCCGTGAAGTCATGCAAGCTGCGGGGGTTCCGGTTATTCCTGGCAGCGATGGGACAATTTCAGATCTGAACGCGGCCTTAACCCTTGCCGAAAAAATTGGGTATCCAGTGATGCTGAAATCCGCTGCTGGCGGTGGCGGCAAAGGTATGCGACGCGTCGACGACAAAGCTGCATTAACTGTCGCTTTTGAAGACGTTAAACGTGAATCTCAGCTATCGTTTGGTGAAACTGGCATCTATTTGGAAAAGGTCATCGAACATGCAAAGCACATTGAGATGCAAGTGATTGCCGATGACTTTGGTCACGTGGTGTACTTTCCGGAACGGGACTGTTCACCGCAACGCCACCACCAAAAGTTAGTCGAAGAAAGTCCTAGTTCCTTGATTTCGGCCGAGCGTCGTGCTGAGTTAGGCGCCATTGTGGTAAAGGCCTGCCAAAGCGTGAACTACCGGAATACAGGTACTTTTGAGTTCTTAATGGATCCTGATCAACGGTTTTATTTCATGGAAATGAACACCCGGTTGCAAGTTGAACACACTGTGTCTGAGGAAGTGACTGGCGTTGAGATGATTAAAGCCCAGGTTCTGGTAGCAGCTCACCAACCGCTACCGTTTGACCAAGCAGATGTTCAGGTGACCCAGTTTGCAGTTGAATGCCGGATTAATGCTGAAAACCCAGCGGCCCAGTTCATGCCAGCTGCTGGGGACGTCACTGGCCTGTTCCTACCGGTTGGGACCCACGGCGTTAGAATTGACACTGGCCTGCGTGAAGTGGACACCATTTCACCCTACTATGACTCGATGATTGCTAAGTTGGTCACCAGCGGGTCAAATCGGGCGGCGGCGTTGAAGAAGATGCAACGGTTGCTGACGGAGCTCAAAGTCACCGGATTGACAACTAATCAGGCATTTCTAGTGGATTTGGTTGCCAGTCCTGAATTTGTCGCGGACGAAGTGACCATTGAGTCCGTTGAACAGACGATATTACCGAGGTGGTTAGATGATGCCAGCAAAGTTTAA
- a CDS encoding acetyl-CoA carboxylase carboxyltransferase subunit beta, whose protein sequence is MMPAKFNGLDKSTLAKRMDKIPSDLYVTCPYCKQSVYHQKLGPFQECPHCGYGFRLGAAARLKIVTDKFEAFDAELAVDPALVDDQYAEKLTKAKQHSGLPESVVTGMATIDSLQVAIGVMDSNFMMGSLGSATGEKLTRLFEEATRRRLPVVLYTASGGARMQEGLHSLMQMAKVTQAVTAHGEAGLCYLVVLTDPTTGGVTASFAMEADITLAEPHALIGFTGRRVIESTLHIKPPADFQRAETLLANGFVDDIVARSAQKATIVSLLKLSQGGA, encoded by the coding sequence ATGATGCCAGCAAAGTTTAATGGGTTAGATAAATCGACTCTGGCAAAACGGATGGATAAGATTCCGTCAGATTTATACGTGACGTGTCCGTACTGTAAGCAAAGTGTCTACCACCAGAAGTTGGGCCCCTTTCAAGAGTGCCCCCATTGTGGGTATGGCTTTCGGCTGGGAGCGGCCGCACGCTTAAAAATAGTCACTGACAAATTTGAAGCATTCGATGCGGAGCTAGCGGTTGACCCAGCTCTTGTTGATGATCAATACGCTGAAAAATTAACGAAAGCTAAGCAGCATTCTGGCCTGCCAGAAAGCGTTGTAACGGGGATGGCGACCATCGACAGTTTGCAGGTGGCGATTGGAGTGATGGATTCCAACTTCATGATGGGTTCGTTGGGATCGGCGACGGGTGAGAAGTTGACCCGGCTGTTCGAAGAAGCTACAAGGCGACGTTTACCAGTTGTGCTGTATACCGCATCTGGCGGTGCTCGGATGCAAGAGGGCCTGCATTCTTTGATGCAAATGGCCAAAGTCACTCAAGCAGTCACGGCCCATGGTGAAGCAGGGCTGTGTTACTTGGTGGTGTTAACTGATCCCACAACGGGCGGCGTGACCGCCAGTTTTGCGATGGAAGCTGACATTACGCTGGCTGAACCCCATGCGCTCATTGGGTTTACGGGGCGCCGGGTGATTGAATCAACCTTGCATATTAAGCCACCGGCTGATTTTCAACGAGCTGAAACGTTACTGGCTAATGGTTTTGTGGACGATATCGTGGCTCGGTCGGCACAAAAGGCCACCATTGTGTCGTTACTAAAACTGTCCCAAGGAGGCGCCTAG
- the accA gene encoding carboxyltransferase subunit alpha has product MSENAAYDIVQAARSQSKIDSYTLINGVFSDFHELHGDRLHGDDSALIGGVGRLNGRPVTILATNKGRDMAEGQATHFGGVSPDGYRKAIRLMKQSTKFNRPIVALINTPGAYPGVEAEYGGQGEAIARSIQTGLGQPVPYLSLIFGEAGSGGALALATGDEVWMLEKSTYSVVSPEGYASILWRDGKLADQAAAKMKLTPSELLAAGFVDRVLPEVTTPETLSALTTQLDLKITALAKLPVAELMAARRQRYRQF; this is encoded by the coding sequence ATGAGTGAAAATGCAGCATACGATATCGTTCAGGCGGCACGGAGTCAGTCAAAAATTGATAGTTACACGTTGATTAATGGGGTATTTAGTGATTTTCATGAGTTGCACGGGGATCGGTTACACGGCGATGATTCGGCCTTGATTGGTGGTGTCGGCCGCTTGAACGGTCGGCCAGTGACCATTTTGGCGACTAATAAGGGCCGTGACATGGCGGAAGGTCAGGCGACTCACTTTGGCGGTGTTAGTCCAGATGGCTACCGTAAGGCGATTCGATTAATGAAACAGTCGACTAAGTTTAACCGCCCCATCGTTGCGTTAATTAACACACCAGGCGCATATCCTGGCGTGGAAGCCGAGTACGGCGGGCAGGGGGAAGCAATTGCTCGAAGCATTCAAACCGGCCTTGGCCAACCAGTACCATATCTGAGCCTCATTTTTGGTGAAGCGGGTAGTGGCGGCGCCTTGGCACTTGCAACGGGTGATGAAGTTTGGATGCTTGAAAAAAGTACTTACTCGGTGGTGTCACCGGAAGGGTACGCGTCGATTTTATGGCGGGATGGGAAACTGGCCGACCAAGCTGCGGCGAAGATGAAGCTCACGCCTAGCGAGCTACTAGCCGCTGGGTTTGTTGACCGGGTCTTGCCCGAGGTGACGACACCCGAGACGTTATCCGCCTTAACGACTCAATTAGATCTTAAAATCACGGCGCTGGCAAAACTGCCTGTCGCCGAGCTGATGGCAGCAAGGCGTCAGCGTTATCGTCAATTTTAA